In Pseudoroseomonas cervicalis, the DNA window TGCTCGGCCATCATCGCCGCATACATCGCCATGGAGCGCGCCTGCTCCAGCGCCACCAGCATGTCGGCGGCGCGGTGCTGCACCGCCTGGAAGCTGCCGATGGTGGTGCCGAACTGTTTTCTCTGTTTCAGGTAGTCCAGCGTCAGCTCGTGCAGCGCCTCCATGGCGCCGACGGCCTCGGCGCAGAGGGCGGCCAGCGCGATGTCCACCACCCGCTCCATCAGCGCCAGACCCTGGCCCTCCGCGCCCAGCAGGGCCTCGGCCGGCAGGGTGGTGCCCTCCAGCAGGATCTCGGCGGCGCGCAGCCCGTCCTGGGTGGCGTAGCCGCGGCGGCTGATGCCCGGCGCATCGGCCGGCACCACGAACAAAGAGATGCCGTCGCGGTCGCGCCGGCCGCCGGCGCTGCGGGCGGAGACGATCAGATGCGTGGCGCTGTCGCCATGCAGCACCAGGCTCTTGGCGCCATCCAGCACCCAGCCCTCGGCGGTGCGGCGGGCGGTGGTGGCGACGTCGTGCAGGTCGTTGCGCGACTGGCGCTCGATCTGCGCGAAGGCCAGGGTGGCGCTGCCCTCGACCAGCGCCGGGATCAGCGCCTCGCGCTGCGCCTCGCTGCCACCCAGCCGCAGGAAGCCGCCGCCGAGCACGACGCTGGCCAGGTAGGGCTCGAGCGCCAGGCCGCGGCCCAGCGCCTCCATGACGATCATCGTCTCGACGGGGCCGCCGCCGAAGCCGCCCTGCTCCTCGGTGAAAGGCAGGCCGAGCAGGCCGAGCTCGGCATATTGCGACCAGAGCGCCGGGCTGTAGCCCTTCGCATCCTCCTGGTGGTGCTTGCGCTTCTCGAAATCGCCGTAGGAATCGGCGATCAGCCTGTCCACGCTGTCCTTGAGCAGGCGCTGTTCCTCGGTCAGGTCGAAATCCATGGCTGTCTCCTGTGACAGAAGGGTGGGAGGGGGCGGCGCCCCCTCACAGAGCCGAGGAAGGCCTTGGCGATGATGTTGCGCTGGATCTCGTTCGAGCCGCCGTAGATCGAGACCTTGCGGTAGTTGAAGAATTGCGGCGCGACGCCTTCCGCCCAGTCGGGGCCGACCGGCGGCTCGTTGTGCGAGTGCGACGGCATGGCGGCGGCATAGGGGCCGGCGACGGTCAGCATCAGCTCGGTCGCCATCTGCTGCAGCTCGGAACCCTTGATCTTCAGGATCGAGGAATTGGGGTCCGGCTTGTCCGAGGCTCGGTGCTTCTGCGCGGCGACGACGCGCATCTGGGTGATCTCCAGCGCCTTCATCTCGATCTCGGCGATGGCGACGCGGCGGCGGAAATCGGCGTCGTCCCACAGCGTGCCGTCGCCGGAGGGCGTCTCCTGCGCGCGGCTCTTGATCATCGCCAGCCGCTCCTTGGAGAAGCCGATACGGGCGATGTTGCTGCGCTCGTTGGAGAGCAGGAACTTGGCGTAGTCCCAGCCCTTGTTCTCCTCGCCGACCAGGTTCTCGGCCGGCACCTTCACCTCGTCGAAGAAGACCTCGTTCACCTCATGCGCGCCGTCGATGGTGATGATCGGGCGCACGGTGATGCCGGGCGTCTTCATGTCGACCAGCAGGAAGGAGATGCCCTGCTGCTTCTTGGCGGCCGGATCGGTACGAACCAGAAGAAAAATCCAGTCGGCATACTGGCCGAGGGTGGTCCAGGTCTTCTGGCCATTGACCACATAGTGGTCGCCCTCGCGCTTCGCGCTGGTCTTCAGGCTGGCGAGGTCCGAGCCGGCGCCGGGCTCGGAGAAGCCCTGCGCCCACCAGATGTCGAGGCTCGCCGTCTTCGGCAGGAATTTTTCTTTCTGTTCCTGGCTGCCAAAATTGGCGATCACCGGGCCGACCATGGCGACGTTGAAGGAGAGCGGCATCGGCACCGCGTTGGCCAGCACCTCCTCATTGTAGATGTAGCGCTGGACGGGCGACCAATCCTTGCCGCCCCATTCCACCGGCCAGTTCGGCGTGGCCAGCCCTTCCGCATGCAGGATGCGGTGCGACTGCGCGATCTCGTCGCGCGTCAGATGGTGGCCGTCGCTGATCTTCTTGCGAATTTCGGCCGGAATCTTCGAGCGGAAGATCGTCCGCAGCTCGTCGCGGAAGGCGATTTCCTCGGGCGTGTAGCGCAGATCCATGGCGATGCCTCCTCAGACGATCTCGAACAGCCCGGCGGCGCCCATGCCGGTGGCGACGCACATGGTGACGATGGCGCGCTTGGCGCCACGCCGCTTGCCCTCCAGCAGCGCGTGGCCGACCAGCCGCGCGCCGCTCATGCCGAAGGGATGGCCGATGGAGATGGCGCCGCCATTGACGTTCAGCTTCTCCTGCGGGATACCGAGCTGGTCGCGGCAATAGATCGACTGCGAGGCGAAGGCCTCGTTCAGCTCCCACAGATCGATGTCGGCGACCGTCAGGCCCTGGCGCTTGAGCAGGCGCGGCACGGCGAAGACCGGGCCGATGCCCATCTCCTCCGGCTCGCAGGCGGCGCTGGCGAAGCCGCGGAAGATGCCGAGCGGCTTGAGGCCGCGCCGCGCCGCTTCCTCGGCCGACATCACCACGCAGGCGCTGGCGCCGTCGGAGAGCTGGCTGGCATTGCCGGCGGTGATGAATTTTCCCTCGTGGACGGGCTTCAGCTTCGCCAGGCCCTCCAGCGTGGTGTCGGGGCGGTTGCCCTCGTCGCGGTCAAAGATCTTCTTCTGTTTGGTGACCTCGCCGGTCGCCTTGTCGGTGACGGCGTAGGTCACCTCCATCGGCGCGATCTCATTGTCGAACAGCCCGGCCTGCTGCGCGGCGGCGGTGCGCTGCTGGCTGAGCAGCGCGAACTCGTCCTGCGCCTCGCGCGAGATCTTGTAGCGCTCGGCCACCAGATCGGCGGTCTCGATCATGCTGTCATAGAGATGCGGGCGATGCTCGGCGAGCCAAGGGTTGCGCGAGGCGGCGCGGTCCACCTTCGGCACCGTCAGGCTGATCGATTCCAGCCCGCCGGCCACGGCGACATCCACGCCATCCACCATCACGCGGCGCGCCGCGCTGGCGATGGCATCGAGCCCCGAGGCGCAGAAGCGGCTGACCACCATGGCCGCCACCTCCACCGGCAGGCCGGCGCGCAGCAGCCCGGCGCGGGCGATGTTGCCGCCCGTGGCGCCCTCGGGGTAGCCGACGCCCATGGTCACTTCCTCGACCTCGCGCCCCTCCACCCCGGCGCGGGAGAGGGCGTGGGTGATGGCGTGCGCCGCCATCTCCGCGCCATGGGTGATGTTCAGGCTGCCCCGCGCGGCCCGGCCGATCGGCGTACGGGCGGTGGAGACGATGACGGCTTCCCTCATGCGGGCGTTCCCTCGGTGCTGGCGGAGCGGGCCGCCTGTTCTTCTTCCTCGTCGCGCAGCCGCGCGGCGAGCAGCTTGCCGGCGGCGGAGCGTGGCAGGGCGGCGCGCAGTTCCAGCGCCGCCGGCATTTCGTGGCGGCCGATGCGGTCGGCCAGGAAGCTGCGCAGCGCGTCCAGCGTCAGCACCTGGGCCTGGTCGCGCAGCTTGACGAAGGCCTTGGCCGCCTGGCCGCGATAGGCATCGGGCACGCCGATGACGAGGCATTCCTCGACATCCGGATGCTCGTAGATCGCCTGCTCGATCGCCGCCGGATAGACGTTGAAGCCGGAGGAGATGATCATGTTCTTCCGCCGGTCGACCAGGGTGAAATAGCCACCCTCATCCATCCAGCCGAGATCGCCGGTCAGGAACCAGCCATCGCGGAAGGCGGCGGCAGTTTCGGCCTCCTGCTTCCAGTAGCCCTGGAAGACATTCGGCCCGCGCACGGCGATCTCGCCATGCTCGCCCGGCGGCAGCACGCGGCCGGGATCGTCCAGCGCCACCACGCGCATCTCGACGCCGGGCAGCGGCAGTCCGATCAGCCCGGGGCGGCGCGGGCCATGCGCGGTCAGCCGCGCGCCGGCCGGCGCCGTCTCCGTCATGCCCCAGCCGCCGCCGATGCGGCAGCCGATCAGCGCCTCCAGCTTCTGCTGCACCTCGAAGGGCATCGGCGCGCCGCCCGAGGAACACTGCTTCAGCGAGGAGAGGTCGCGCGCCTCGACGCCCGGCAGGTTCAGCAGCGCGATCCACATGGTGGGCACGCCGGGGAAGTTGGTGATGCGGTGCCGCTCGATCTCGTCCACCGCCTGCGCCACCTCGAAGCGCGGATAGAGGTAGAGCGTGTTGCCATCGGCCAGGTGCCGCAGGAACACCGCCGAGAGCATGTAGATATGGAACAGCGGCAGCACGCCCAGCACGCGGTGCTCGCCCGGCGGCAGCGTCTCCTCGTCGCGCCAGGCGCGGTAGATGGAGACGGCGGCGGTCAAATTGCGATGCGTCAGCATCGCGCCCTTGGGCTTGCCGGTGGTGCCGCCGGTGTATTGCAGCAAAGCGATGTCGTCCGGCGACAATTCCGGCCAGGCGGCGGGCGGCGCCGCATCCAGCATCAGCGGCGTGAAATCCGGCGGCGCATCGCCGGCCGGGCCGCCCCAGGCGGCGTCGCCCGCCAGATAGGCGCGGCGCAGCCCGCCCTCCTTCAGCAGCCGCGCGGCATTCGGCAGCAGCGTCGGGAAATCGGTGGTGATCAGGCAGCGCGCGCCACTGTCAGCGATCTTGTGCAGCAGCTCGCGCGGCGCATCCAGCGGCGAGAGATGCACGACACGCCCGCCCGCCAGCAGCACGCCGAAGAAACAGGCCGGGTGCCAGGGCGTGTTCGGCAGGTAGAGCGCCACCGCCTCGCCCGGCTGCAGGCCGTCGGCCAGCAGCCCGGCGGCGACACGCTCCGCCATCTCCCGCAGCAGGGTGAAGGAGATGGCGCGGTCGCGATAGACCAGGGCCGGGCGATCGCCGCCGCGCGCCGCCGCATCCTGCAGCAGCGCGGTCAGCGTGCCCGTCGCGATCGGCGCATCCCAGCGGCATTGCGCGGGGTAGGAATCCTCCCAGGGATGCGGGCGCGCCATGCTCAGGCGGCCTTGGCCGGCTCGGTCTTCAGCGTGGCGAAGCCCTGGCCGGATTCGACGAGACGCGCCAGCAGCGGCGCCGGGCGCAGCGAGGCATCGCCGGTCGCCTCGGCGTAATGCGCCAGGCGCTGCGCGACATGGGCCAGGCCCACCGCATCGGCATGGTGCATCGGGCCGCCGCGCCAGGCAGGCCAGTTGTAGCCATAGAGCCAGACGATATCGATGTCGCCCGGCCGCGCGGCGATGCCTTCCTCCAGGATGCGCGCGCCCTCGTTGATCATCGGGAAGATCAGCCGCTCGGTGATCTCATCCTGGCCGATGGCGCGGCGGGTGATGCCGAGCCTTTCCGAGATGCCCTCGATGATGGCCTGCGCCTCGGGGTCCTCGACGCCGGCGCGGGCGCCCTCGGGGTAGGCGTAGTAGCCCTTGCCGGTCTTCTGGCCGAGGCGCCCGGCCTCGCACAGCGCATCGGCCACCGGCGATTTGGCGCCGGTCGCCTTGCGGATGCGCCAGCCGATATCCAGGCCGGCGAGGTCCGACATGGCGCAGGGCCCCATCCGGAAGCCGAAATCGGTCAGCGCCTTGTCGAGCTGCGCGGGCGTGGCCCCTTCCTGCAGCAGCGCCTCCACCTGGCGGGTGCGCTGCGCCAGCATGCGGTTGCCGACGAAGCCGTGGCAGACGCCGACCACGACCGGCACCTTGGCCAGCTTGCGGCCCACCTCCATGGCGGTGGCCAGCGCGTCCGGCGCCGTCGCCTCGGCCCGCACCACCTCCAGCAGCTTCATCACATTGGCCGGGCTGAAGAAATGCATGCCCAGCACATCGCCGGGCCGGCCGCTCGCCGCGCCCATGGCGTTGATGTCGAGATAGGAGGTGTTGCTGGCCAGCACCGTGCCCGGCGCGGTGATCTGCCCCAGCTTCGCGAAGATTTCCTTCTTCAGTTCCAGTTCTTCGAAGACGGCTTCGACCACCAGGTCGGTGCCGGCCGCGTTCTCCAGCCCGACGGCGCCCTCGATCAGGGAGAGGCGCTTGGCGCGCGCCTCCTCGGCCAGGCTGCCGCGCTTGACCGAGACGGCATAGGTGTCCGCCACCCGCTTCAGCGCGCGCTCCAGCGCCGCCGCATCGGTCTCGATCAGGCGCACGGGGATGCCGGCATTGGCGAAGCTCATGGCGATGCCGGTGCCCATGGTGCCGCCGCCCAGCACGGCGGCGCGGCTGACCGGGCGCGGCTTCACCTCGCGCGGCAGGCCGGGGATGCGCGCCGCCTCACGCTCGGCGAAGAAGACATGGCGCAGCGCCTTGCTGCGCGGATCGTCGCGCAGCGCCACGAAGAATTCGCGCTCCTTCGCCAGGCCCTGCTCCAGCTTCAGCTCGAAGGCGTTGCGCACCGACTGGACGATCGCCGCGACCTGCGGCTCCTCCCTGGCGCGCTTGGCCAGCGCCGTCGCCGCCTGCTCGAATTCCTCGCGCGCGCCGGCGGCGTCGAGCCGGTCGGTGCGGGTGTTCAGCCGTGGCTTGAGCGGCGCGGCGGCCAGCGCCTTCACCTTCGCCTTGGCCGCCGCCAGCAGGTCGCCCTCGACCAGCGCGTCGGCCAGGCCCAGCGCCACGGCCTTCTCGGCCGGCACCGGGTCGCCGGAGGCGATCATCGGCAGGGCGGCGGCGGCGCCGATCAGCCGCGGCGTGCGCTGCGTGCCGCCGGCGCCCGGCAGCAGGCCGAGCTTCACCTCCGGCAGGCCGAGCTGCGCCTTCGGCCCGACCAGCCGGGCGTCGCAGCCCAGCGCCAGCTCCAGCCCGCCGCCGAAGGCGACGCCCTGGATGGCGGCGACCGACGGCTTCGGGCTGGCCTCCAGCGCCGCCACCACCTCGCCCAGCGCCGGCGGGATGGGCGGCTTGCCGAATTCGGTGATGTCGGCACCGGCGATGAAGGCGCGGCCGGCGCCCAGCACCACCAGGCCCGCCACCGCCGGGTCCTCGGCGGCGCGGCGCACCGCCTCCATCACCCCGGCGCGCACCGGCGCGGACAGCGCATTGACCGGCGGGTTGTCGATGGTGGCGACGGCGACGCCGTCCTCGACGCGATAGGACACGGCTTCGGCCATGGCGTTCCCCTTCCCTTGCGGCCGGCGCCCGCGGGCACCGTCTGGCGGCATTAATTCTGCAATGCGGAATTGTATTCCGCAGCTTTGTGCTATTGGGTCGCGCAAACGGCGCCGCCCGTCAAGCGGGGCCGCCGCCGACCCCGAGGACACCGCCATGCCCCGCCGCCGCGCCACCCCGCCCGAGACCGACACGCCCGGCGCCGACCGCCATTTCGTCACCGCCCTGGCGCGCGGGCTGGAGGTGCTGGGCTGCTTCCGCCGCGGCGAGGCGCTGCTGGGCAACCAGGACATCGCCAGCCGCACCGGCCTGCCGAAATCCACCGTCTCCCGCCTGACCCACACGCTGACCGAGCTGGGCTATCTGCATTACGTGCCGGAGCTGGGGCGCTACCGGCTCGGCATGGCGGTGCTGTCGCTGGGCAGCGCCATGCTGACCGGGCTCGATATCCGCCGCCTGGCGCGGCCGCTGCTGCAGGCCCTGGCCACCGAGACGCGCAGCATCGTCGCACTCGGCGCGCGCGACCGGATGCGCATGATCTATCTGGAGCTGGCGCGCGGCGATGCGGCGGTGGCGGTGAATCTGGAGGCCGGCTCGCGCATCTCGCTGGCCACCAGCGCCATGGGCCGCGCTTGGCTGGCCGCCTGCCCGCCCGCCCAGCGGGAGGCGCTGCTGCGCGGCGCGGCGCCCGAGGCCCAGGCCCGGCTGCGCGCCACGCTGGAGCGCGCCCTGGCCGAGCAGGCCGAATATGGCTGCTGCTGCTCCTTCGGCGATTGGCAGGAGGATGTGAACGCCATCGCGCTCGGCTTCGACCCGGGCGGCGGGCTGCCG includes these proteins:
- a CDS encoding 3-hydroxyacyl-CoA dehydrogenase NAD-binding domain-containing protein, translating into MAEAVSYRVEDGVAVATIDNPPVNALSAPVRAGVMEAVRRAAEDPAVAGLVVLGAGRAFIAGADITEFGKPPIPPALGEVVAALEASPKPSVAAIQGVAFGGGLELALGCDARLVGPKAQLGLPEVKLGLLPGAGGTQRTPRLIGAAAALPMIASGDPVPAEKAVALGLADALVEGDLLAAAKAKVKALAAAPLKPRLNTRTDRLDAAGAREEFEQAATALAKRAREEPQVAAIVQSVRNAFELKLEQGLAKEREFFVALRDDPRSKALRHVFFAEREAARIPGLPREVKPRPVSRAAVLGGGTMGTGIAMSFANAGIPVRLIETDAAALERALKRVADTYAVSVKRGSLAEEARAKRLSLIEGAVGLENAAGTDLVVEAVFEELELKKEIFAKLGQITAPGTVLASNTSYLDINAMGAASGRPGDVLGMHFFSPANVMKLLEVVRAEATAPDALATAMEVGRKLAKVPVVVGVCHGFVGNRMLAQRTRQVEALLQEGATPAQLDKALTDFGFRMGPCAMSDLAGLDIGWRIRKATGAKSPVADALCEAGRLGQKTGKGYYAYPEGARAGVEDPEAQAIIEGISERLGITRRAIGQDEITERLIFPMINEGARILEEGIAARPGDIDIVWLYGYNWPAWRGGPMHHADAVGLAHVAQRLAHYAEATGDASLRPAPLLARLVESGQGFATLKTEPAKAA
- a CDS encoding AMP-binding protein, with amino-acid sequence MARPHPWEDSYPAQCRWDAPIATGTLTALLQDAAARGGDRPALVYRDRAISFTLLREMAERVAAGLLADGLQPGEAVALYLPNTPWHPACFFGVLLAGGRVVHLSPLDAPRELLHKIADSGARCLITTDFPTLLPNAARLLKEGGLRRAYLAGDAAWGGPAGDAPPDFTPLMLDAAPPAAWPELSPDDIALLQYTGGTTGKPKGAMLTHRNLTAAVSIYRAWRDEETLPPGEHRVLGVLPLFHIYMLSAVFLRHLADGNTLYLYPRFEVAQAVDEIERHRITNFPGVPTMWIALLNLPGVEARDLSSLKQCSSGGAPMPFEVQQKLEALIGCRIGGGWGMTETAPAGARLTAHGPRRPGLIGLPLPGVEMRVVALDDPGRVLPPGEHGEIAVRGPNVFQGYWKQEAETAAAFRDGWFLTGDLGWMDEGGYFTLVDRRKNMIISSGFNVYPAAIEQAIYEHPDVEECLVIGVPDAYRGQAAKAFVKLRDQAQVLTLDALRSFLADRIGRHEMPAALELRAALPRSAAGKLLAARLRDEEEEQAARSASTEGTPA
- a CDS encoding IclR family transcriptional regulator, which codes for MPRRRATPPETDTPGADRHFVTALARGLEVLGCFRRGEALLGNQDIASRTGLPKSTVSRLTHTLTELGYLHYVPELGRYRLGMAVLSLGSAMLTGLDIRRLARPLLQALATETRSIVALGARDRMRMIYLELARGDAAVAVNLEAGSRISLATSAMGRAWLAACPPAQREALLRGAAPEAQARLRATLERALAEQAEYGCCCSFGDWQEDVNAIALGFDPGGGLPPMVVNCGAPSFLVSPEYLLQEARPRLQGLVRKLSHCMDLAAALPG
- a CDS encoding acetyl-CoA C-acyltransferase produces the protein MREAVIVSTARTPIGRAARGSLNITHGAEMAAHAITHALSRAGVEGREVEEVTMGVGYPEGATGGNIARAGLLRAGLPVEVAAMVVSRFCASGLDAIASAARRVMVDGVDVAVAGGLESISLTVPKVDRAASRNPWLAEHRPHLYDSMIETADLVAERYKISREAQDEFALLSQQRTAAAQQAGLFDNEIAPMEVTYAVTDKATGEVTKQKKIFDRDEGNRPDTTLEGLAKLKPVHEGKFITAGNASQLSDGASACVVMSAEEAARRGLKPLGIFRGFASAACEPEEMGIGPVFAVPRLLKRQGLTVADIDLWELNEAFASQSIYCRDQLGIPQEKLNVNGGAISIGHPFGMSGARLVGHALLEGKRRGAKRAIVTMCVATGMGAAGLFEIV
- a CDS encoding acyl-CoA dehydrogenase family protein, with translation MDLRYTPEEIAFRDELRTIFRSKIPAEIRKKISDGHHLTRDEIAQSHRILHAEGLATPNWPVEWGGKDWSPVQRYIYNEEVLANAVPMPLSFNVAMVGPVIANFGSQEQKEKFLPKTASLDIWWAQGFSEPGAGSDLASLKTSAKREGDHYVVNGQKTWTTLGQYADWIFLLVRTDPAAKKQQGISFLLVDMKTPGITVRPIITIDGAHEVNEVFFDEVKVPAENLVGEENKGWDYAKFLLSNERSNIARIGFSKERLAMIKSRAQETPSGDGTLWDDADFRRRVAIAEIEMKALEITQMRVVAAQKHRASDKPDPNSSILKIKGSELQQMATELMLTVAGPYAAAMPSHSHNEPPVGPDWAEGVAPQFFNYRKVSIYGGSNEIQRNIIAKAFLGSVRGRRPLPPFCHRRQPWIST
- a CDS encoding acyl-CoA dehydrogenase family protein; translated protein: MDFDLTEEQRLLKDSVDRLIADSYGDFEKRKHHQEDAKGYSPALWSQYAELGLLGLPFTEEQGGFGGGPVETMIVMEALGRGLALEPYLASVVLGGGFLRLGGSEAQREALIPALVEGSATLAFAQIERQSRNDLHDVATTARRTAEGWVLDGAKSLVLHGDSATHLIVSARSAGGRRDRDGISLFVVPADAPGISRRGYATQDGLRAAEILLEGTTLPAEALLGAEGQGLALMERVVDIALAALCAEAVGAMEALHELTLDYLKQRKQFGTTIGSFQAVQHRAADMLVALEQARSMAMYAAMMAEHPDPAVRRPAIAAAKALVNRSAELVGKEAIQLHGGIAMTMEYKAGHYFKRLTMLIGQFGETDQHVRLVAEAGGLPSAA